A single genomic interval of Arthrobacter methylotrophus harbors:
- a CDS encoding PLP-dependent cysteine synthase family protein — protein sequence MSTLRKQDRAWASEAIRRIEAENNRSADTHLYAVPLPEHWGVQLYLKDESTHRSGSLKHRLARSLFLYGLVNGWIADGTTIVEASSGSTAVSEAYFARLIGLPFIAVMTRTTSPEKIALIEEFGGACLLVDHASEVYAVAEEVARTSGGYYMDQFTFAERATDWRGNNNIAESIFEQLALEEHPIPEWIVVGAGTGGTSATIGRYLRYRCHNTRLAVVDPENSAFYPGWRDGVSDYSTGMPSRIEGIGRPRMEPSFVPAVIDTMIQVPDAASVAAMRHLRRLAGLHAGPSTGTNLWGVCQLLSDMRAQGKRGSIVSLMCDAGDRYAGSYYNPDWIAERGLDPAPYEAILADFFETGTWPSNR from the coding sequence GTGAGCACTCTACGCAAGCAGGACCGAGCATGGGCCAGCGAGGCAATCCGACGGATCGAAGCCGAGAACAACCGTTCGGCGGACACGCACCTCTATGCCGTGCCGCTCCCCGAGCATTGGGGCGTCCAGCTCTACCTCAAGGACGAGTCCACACACCGCTCCGGCAGCCTCAAACATCGATTGGCCCGCTCACTCTTCCTTTATGGCCTGGTCAACGGCTGGATCGCGGACGGTACCACCATTGTGGAGGCTTCGAGCGGCAGCACCGCAGTCTCTGAAGCATACTTTGCCAGGCTCATCGGGCTTCCCTTCATCGCCGTGATGACCCGAACCACCAGCCCGGAAAAAATCGCCCTCATCGAAGAGTTCGGGGGCGCCTGCCTGCTGGTGGACCACGCCTCCGAGGTCTACGCCGTGGCGGAGGAGGTTGCCCGCACGTCCGGCGGTTACTATATGGACCAATTCACCTTCGCCGAGCGCGCTACCGATTGGCGGGGCAACAACAACATCGCGGAATCGATCTTTGAGCAACTCGCCCTCGAAGAGCATCCGATACCAGAATGGATCGTCGTGGGCGCCGGCACCGGCGGGACCAGTGCAACCATCGGCCGGTATCTGCGCTACCGCTGCCACAACACACGGCTGGCCGTGGTCGATCCCGAAAATTCCGCTTTCTATCCCGGTTGGCGCGACGGCGTATCGGACTACTCGACGGGCATGCCGTCCAGGATCGAAGGCATCGGACGCCCGCGCATGGAGCCCAGCTTTGTCCCGGCTGTCATCGACACCATGATCCAGGTTCCCGACGCCGCATCGGTGGCCGCCATGCGTCACTTGCGCCGGCTGGCCGGCCTGCATGCAGGGCCCTCGACGGGAACCAACCTGTGGGGCGTCTGCCAGTTGCTTTCAGACATGAGGGCCCAAGGAAAGCGCGGCAGCATTGTGTCGCTCATGTGCGACGCCGGCGATCGCTACGCGGGAAGCTACTACAACCCGGACTGGATTGCCGAGCGCGGCTTGGACCCTGCCCCTTACGAGGCTATCCTGGCCGATTTCTTCGAGACAGGCACGTGGCCAAGCAACAGGTAG
- a CDS encoding sulfurtransferase: protein MATLIDVAALKDRMDAGKRTVLLDVRWVLGDPHGHSHFRQAHIPGAVYVDLHDELADPSAEGQGRHPLPPTAALQRSARAWGINDGDTVVAYDDTGSTAAARLWWLLRDAGFPSVFLLDGGLGAWRAAGLPLAQDEQPPVPGDVVLGHGHMDVITMDEAADWHNDGILLDARAGERYRGEIEPIDPRAGHIPGALSAPTAGNLGPDGTFLRAAQLRNRFAALGIGEGSKVAVYCGSGVTAAHEIAALEIAGFRAALFPGSFSQWSSLDSNPVVTGAAPLGTPGQ, encoded by the coding sequence ATGGCCACCCTCATTGACGTAGCTGCGCTCAAGGACCGCATGGATGCGGGCAAGCGAACCGTGTTGCTCGATGTTCGGTGGGTGTTGGGCGATCCGCACGGCCATTCGCACTTCCGTCAGGCGCATATCCCCGGGGCGGTCTATGTGGACTTGCATGACGAGCTTGCCGATCCCTCAGCCGAGGGCCAGGGCAGGCACCCTTTGCCGCCCACCGCCGCCCTGCAGCGAAGCGCGCGTGCTTGGGGGATCAACGACGGCGATACCGTGGTTGCGTACGACGACACCGGGAGCACTGCGGCGGCGCGGTTGTGGTGGCTGCTCCGGGACGCCGGTTTCCCTTCCGTCTTCCTGCTCGACGGCGGATTGGGCGCCTGGCGCGCGGCCGGCCTCCCCTTGGCGCAGGACGAGCAACCACCGGTTCCGGGCGACGTCGTGCTTGGACACGGCCACATGGATGTCATCACCATGGACGAGGCGGCGGACTGGCACAACGACGGAATTCTTCTCGATGCCCGGGCCGGGGAGCGATACCGCGGCGAAATCGAACCTATTGATCCGCGCGCGGGACACATTCCGGGCGCGTTGAGCGCTCCTACTGCGGGCAACCTCGGACCGGACGGAACGTTCCTCCGTGCAGCCCAGCTCCGCAACCGATTTGCAGCCCTGGGTATCGGCGAGGGCAGCAAGGTAGCGGTCTACTGCGGCTCCGGCGTTACGGCTGCCCACGAAATCGCCGCCCTCGAAATTGCCGGGTTCAGGGCGGCACTGTTCCCGGGTTCCTTTTCGCAATGGTCTTCGCTGGACTCCAATCCCGTGGTCACCGGAGCTGCGCCCCTGGGCACTCCGGGTCAGTGA
- a CDS encoding NAD(P)-dependent alcohol dehydrogenase, with product MTPGRPIPPPLGKPLLPIDEAADTVPSPAPAGGVPTLVAAYGATSAVSGLVPLTVARRVPKEDDVEIEIDFCGLCHSDVHATRGEWGAQSYPLVPGHEIVGHVRSVGSAVDDFAAGDLVGVGCMVDSCRECESCLDGLEQYCERGNVGTYGVKDPRNGDSITQGGYSTSVVVDRRFVLRVPEGLDPAAVAPLLCAGITTYSPLRYFDVEEGDVVGVVGLGGLGHMAVKIAKAMGAHVVVFTTTNAKIEAARELGADEVILSKDPEAMENANRTIDVIIDTVAAPHDLNPYFRTLRLDGALFQLGLPSAAMPPVSPGALIRRRLAYAGSLIGGIAETQEMLDFCAEHGVVSDIEMVTARQLDEAYDRMVAGDVKYRFVLDTKTLQTPSEKADV from the coding sequence ATGACTCCCGGACGCCCCATTCCGCCGCCCCTTGGCAAGCCGCTCCTCCCGATTGACGAAGCAGCCGATACCGTCCCCTCGCCAGCACCTGCGGGCGGCGTCCCGACCCTCGTGGCCGCATACGGCGCCACGTCCGCGGTCAGCGGCCTTGTCCCGCTGACCGTTGCCCGCCGCGTTCCCAAGGAAGACGACGTCGAGATCGAGATCGATTTTTGTGGACTGTGCCACTCCGATGTCCACGCGACACGCGGCGAATGGGGGGCCCAGAGCTATCCGTTGGTCCCCGGCCACGAAATCGTGGGCCACGTGCGCAGCGTGGGTTCCGCCGTCGACGACTTCGCCGCTGGTGACCTGGTGGGCGTCGGCTGCATGGTGGATTCGTGCCGTGAGTGCGAAAGCTGCCTCGATGGCCTGGAGCAGTATTGCGAACGCGGAAACGTGGGTACCTACGGTGTCAAGGATCCCCGGAACGGTGACTCCATTACGCAGGGCGGGTACTCCACCTCGGTGGTGGTTGACCGCCGCTTCGTGCTGCGCGTGCCCGAAGGCCTTGACCCGGCCGCAGTGGCGCCATTGCTCTGCGCGGGTATCACCACCTACTCGCCGCTGCGCTACTTCGATGTCGAGGAAGGGGACGTGGTGGGCGTCGTCGGACTCGGGGGACTGGGCCACATGGCCGTCAAGATTGCGAAGGCGATGGGCGCGCACGTGGTGGTCTTCACGACGACGAATGCCAAGATCGAGGCAGCGAGGGAACTCGGCGCGGATGAGGTGATCCTCTCGAAGGACCCCGAAGCCATGGAGAACGCCAACCGCACCATCGACGTCATCATCGATACCGTTGCGGCGCCCCACGACTTGAATCCGTATTTTCGCACCTTGCGCCTTGACGGCGCACTCTTCCAGTTGGGGCTGCCTTCCGCGGCGATGCCCCCCGTCAGCCCCGGCGCGCTGATCCGGCGCCGGCTCGCCTACGCGGGATCATTGATCGGCGGCATTGCCGAGACCCAGGAGATGCTGGATTTTTGTGCCGAGCATGGCGTGGTCAGCGACATCGAAATGGTCACCGCCCGGCAACTCGACGAGGCCTACGACCGCATGGTTGCGGGCGACGTGAAATACCGGTTCGTCCTCGATACCAAGACCCTTCAGACCCCTTCGGAAAAGGCGGACGTATGA
- a CDS encoding HIT family protein, whose translation MSTLFTKIINGEIPGRFVWKDDDVVAFLTIAPLTQGHALVVPRQEVDRWTDVAPELLNKVMAVAQTIGRAQVKAFGAPRAGLSVVGFEVEHFHVHVFPATSLADFDFGTVDHHPDPAIMDASGVELRAALRGAGHGEFVPAD comes from the coding sequence ATGAGCACCCTGTTTACCAAGATCATCAACGGCGAGATCCCTGGACGTTTTGTCTGGAAGGATGACGACGTGGTGGCGTTCCTGACCATCGCTCCGCTCACCCAAGGACACGCCTTGGTGGTACCCCGCCAGGAGGTGGACCGTTGGACCGACGTCGCCCCCGAGCTTCTCAACAAAGTCATGGCCGTTGCGCAGACAATCGGCCGAGCCCAAGTGAAGGCGTTCGGTGCACCGAGGGCAGGCCTTTCCGTGGTGGGCTTCGAAGTGGAGCACTTCCACGTGCACGTGTTCCCGGCTACGTCCCTGGCCGATTTCGACTTCGGAACCGTTGACCACCACCCGGACCCCGCAATCATGGATGCCAGCGGTGTGGAGCTCCGTGCCGCGCTCCGCGGCGCTGGGCACGGGGAGTTCGTTCCAGCGGACTGA
- the hrpA gene encoding ATP-dependent RNA helicase HrpA, protein MTLHISYPAELPVSERREDLMAAIAAHQVTIIAGETGSGKTTQIPKMCLELGLGDKGLIGHTQPRRLAARTVAERIAFEMGVELGQEVGFQVRFTGEVSRATKIKLMTDGILLAEIQRDKLLRKYSTIIIDEAHERSLNIDFILGYLKRILPQRPDLKVIITSATIDPQRFAKHFGSEEEPAPIIEVSGRTYPVEIRYRPLSQPAGGPVDGDDADASDDELEEDRDPLDAVCDAVDELALEAPGDILVFFSGEREIRDAAEALNGRIQANRRLAGTEVLPLFARLSLQEQHRVFNPGGKRRIILATNVAETSLTVPGIKYVIDTGTARISRYSHRTKVQRLPIERVSQASASQRSGRCGRVSEGIAIRLYSEEDFESRPQFTDPEILRTNLAAVILQMTAMGVARSPKDIENFPFVEPPDSRAINDGVTLLRELGALSAARTGNGGAPPAGGNGHTSGGLTAVGQKLAQLPVDPRLGRMIVEAGKRGCVKEVMILAAALTIQDPRERPQGDGSGKQQLAAEKHARFRDENSDFTGFLNLWNYIQEKQQELSSTQFRRLCRNEFINYLRVREWQDLFQQLRQLAKPLGITIDNKREADPVGNNEGIHISLLSGLLSHIGMLDERKREYAGARGSRFAIFPGSALFKKSPAFVMAAELVETSRLWARVAAKFDPLWAEQVAPDLVKRSYSEPHWSARTGSVMAHEKVMLYGVPIIPNRRINYGRIDPELSRELFIRHALVEGDWKTHHKFFHRNRALLHEIEELETRMRRRDILVDDHTLFEFYDAKIGEDVVSERHFDKWWKETRQQNPTLLDFDQSLLISEDAEALDDSAYPKTWLHKGFELPLSYEFHPVAPGSPPNPSDGVTAEVPVLFLNQLDDAPFRWQIPGQRVELVTALIKSLPKHIRKNFVPAPDVARQAAAALEADFDPASDDLETSLELVLRRIRGHIIPPGSWNWDAVPAHLRVSFKVVDSRGKVLDEGKDLAALQEQLAPATRRAIAESLGATPATTARAKGPKGAPGAGSPGGNGRGGTTPQSAGFLSEQSGLTAWTFGALERQVTRTVKEHDVTGFPALVDEGKSVALQVFQTRAEQESAMRGGVIRLLALRVPAPDRYVLEHLNNTEKLTFSQNPHGSVSALITDCVLAAVDKLTPADLPWDKEAFDALYEVVRAELIDTVFTVTAVVERVLGSARRIEKQLKGSTSLALVSALNDMKSQLRQLVFPGFVAQTGYAQLSQLPRYLTGIEKRLEKLPNNVQRDGLNMSVVQALEDDYDDAVSALLPGRRAGAELTRVRWMIEELRVSLFAVELGTAYSVSEKRIRTVLNQALAPA, encoded by the coding sequence ATGACACTTCATATTTCCTACCCCGCAGAGCTGCCGGTCTCCGAGCGCCGCGAGGACCTGATGGCGGCCATCGCCGCACACCAGGTGACCATCATCGCCGGCGAAACCGGTTCCGGGAAGACCACCCAGATCCCCAAAATGTGCCTGGAACTCGGCCTCGGGGACAAGGGCTTGATCGGCCACACCCAGCCGCGTCGCCTCGCCGCCCGAACCGTCGCCGAACGGATCGCCTTCGAGATGGGCGTGGAGCTCGGGCAGGAAGTGGGCTTCCAGGTCCGCTTCACCGGCGAGGTCAGCAGGGCCACCAAGATCAAGCTCATGACCGATGGCATCCTGCTCGCCGAAATCCAGCGGGACAAGCTGCTGCGCAAGTACAGCACCATCATCATCGACGAGGCACACGAACGCAGCCTTAACATCGACTTCATCCTGGGCTATCTCAAACGGATTCTGCCGCAAAGACCGGACCTGAAGGTCATCATCACCTCCGCCACGATCGACCCCCAGCGTTTCGCGAAGCACTTCGGCAGCGAGGAGGAGCCAGCGCCGATCATCGAGGTTTCAGGGCGCACCTACCCGGTGGAAATCCGTTACCGTCCCCTGTCCCAGCCGGCCGGGGGCCCGGTCGACGGTGACGATGCGGACGCGTCCGACGACGAACTCGAGGAAGACCGCGACCCCCTCGACGCCGTGTGCGACGCCGTCGATGAACTCGCGCTTGAGGCGCCAGGAGATATTCTCGTATTTTTCTCCGGCGAGCGCGAGATCCGCGACGCTGCGGAAGCCCTGAACGGCCGGATCCAAGCCAACCGCAGGCTTGCGGGCACCGAAGTGCTGCCGCTGTTTGCCCGGTTGAGCCTGCAGGAGCAGCACAGGGTCTTCAACCCGGGTGGAAAGCGGCGGATCATCCTGGCCACGAACGTCGCGGAGACCTCCCTGACTGTGCCCGGCATCAAGTACGTCATAGACACAGGTACAGCCCGCATCTCGCGCTACTCGCACCGGACGAAGGTGCAACGCCTGCCGATCGAGCGTGTTTCCCAGGCTTCGGCGAGCCAACGCTCGGGCCGTTGCGGCCGCGTCTCCGAAGGCATCGCCATCAGGCTCTATTCCGAGGAGGACTTCGAGTCCCGCCCCCAGTTCACTGATCCGGAGATCCTGAGAACAAACCTTGCCGCCGTCATCCTGCAGATGACGGCCATGGGCGTGGCCCGCAGCCCCAAGGACATCGAGAACTTTCCGTTCGTTGAGCCACCGGACTCCCGTGCCATCAACGACGGCGTCACGCTGCTGCGCGAACTCGGCGCCTTAAGCGCTGCGCGCACGGGCAACGGCGGCGCTCCCCCAGCCGGCGGCAACGGGCATACCAGCGGCGGCCTGACCGCCGTCGGGCAGAAGTTGGCCCAGCTCCCGGTGGACCCGCGGCTTGGCAGGATGATCGTGGAGGCCGGAAAGCGCGGCTGCGTCAAGGAAGTCATGATCCTCGCGGCGGCTTTGACTATCCAGGATCCGAGAGAGCGCCCCCAGGGGGACGGCTCCGGCAAGCAGCAGCTTGCGGCGGAGAAGCACGCACGTTTCCGGGACGAGAACTCGGACTTCACCGGATTCCTGAACCTGTGGAACTACATCCAGGAAAAGCAGCAAGAACTCTCCTCCACGCAATTCCGCCGGCTGTGCAGGAACGAGTTCATCAACTACCTGCGCGTCCGCGAATGGCAGGACCTCTTCCAGCAATTGCGCCAGCTCGCCAAGCCGCTGGGCATCACTATCGACAACAAGCGCGAAGCCGACCCTGTCGGCAACAACGAGGGAATCCACATCAGCCTGCTCTCGGGACTGCTGAGCCACATCGGCATGCTGGATGAACGCAAGCGCGAATACGCCGGAGCACGCGGCAGCCGTTTCGCCATCTTCCCGGGCTCGGCATTGTTCAAGAAGTCGCCGGCCTTTGTCATGGCCGCGGAATTGGTGGAAACAAGCCGGCTGTGGGCCCGGGTCGCGGCGAAGTTCGATCCCTTGTGGGCCGAACAAGTAGCACCGGACTTAGTGAAGCGCTCCTATAGCGAACCTCATTGGTCCGCCCGGACGGGCTCGGTCATGGCGCACGAAAAGGTCATGCTCTACGGGGTGCCCATCATCCCGAACCGCCGCATCAACTACGGCAGAATCGACCCCGAGCTCTCCCGCGAACTCTTCATCAGGCATGCGCTCGTTGAGGGCGACTGGAAGACCCACCACAAATTCTTCCACCGCAACCGCGCCCTGCTGCATGAGATCGAGGAACTCGAGACTCGCATGCGCCGCCGCGACATCCTGGTGGATGACCACACCCTCTTCGAGTTCTACGACGCCAAAATCGGCGAGGATGTGGTCTCCGAACGCCACTTCGACAAATGGTGGAAGGAAACCCGCCAGCAGAACCCCACCTTGTTGGACTTCGACCAATCGCTGCTCATCAGCGAGGACGCCGAGGCCTTGGATGATTCTGCCTATCCTAAAACCTGGCTGCACAAGGGCTTTGAGCTGCCCCTGAGCTACGAATTCCATCCCGTGGCCCCCGGCTCGCCACCCAATCCCTCGGACGGTGTCACAGCCGAGGTTCCCGTGCTGTTCCTCAACCAGCTCGACGATGCTCCCTTCCGATGGCAGATCCCCGGCCAGCGGGTGGAACTCGTCACGGCGCTGATCAAGTCGCTGCCCAAACACATCCGCAAGAACTTCGTACCGGCCCCGGATGTGGCCCGGCAAGCGGCCGCTGCCCTGGAAGCCGACTTCGATCCTGCCTCGGACGATCTTGAGACCTCGCTCGAGCTGGTGCTGCGCCGCATCCGCGGACACATCATTCCCCCAGGATCGTGGAATTGGGACGCCGTTCCGGCGCACCTGCGCGTCAGCTTCAAGGTAGTGGACAGCCGCGGCAAGGTACTGGACGAAGGCAAGGACCTCGCCGCACTCCAGGAACAACTCGCGCCGGCTACCCGCCGGGCGATTGCCGAATCCCTCGGCGCCACACCCGCGACGACGGCACGCGCCAAGGGTCCGAAGGGCGCCCCAGGTGCCGGATCCCCCGGCGGAAACGGCCGCGGCGGGACGACCCCGCAGTCCGCCGGTTTCCTGTCCGAGCAGTCCGGCCTCACGGCGTGGACCTTCGGCGCTCTTGAACGCCAAGTGACCCGCACCGTGAAGGAGCACGATGTCACGGGTTTCCCCGCTCTCGTCGACGAGGGAAAATCGGTTGCCTTGCAGGTTTTCCAGACCCGTGCGGAGCAAGAGTCAGCCATGCGCGGCGGCGTCATCCGGCTGCTGGCGCTCCGGGTTCCCGCCCCGGACCGCTACGTCCTGGAGCACTTGAACAATACGGAGAAGTTAACCTTCAGCCAGAACCCTCATGGCTCTGTGAGCGCCTTGATTACGGACTGCGTCCTGGCGGCAGTCGACAAGCTGACCCCGGCCGACCTTCCTTGGGACAAGGAAGCGTTCGATGCGCTGTACGAGGTGGTCCGTGCGGAACTGATCGACACCGTCTTCACGGTGACGGCCGTCGTCGAACGCGTTTTGGGGAGCGCCCGGCGGATCGAGAAGCAACTCAAGGGAAGCACGAGCCTCGCCTTGGTCAGTGCCCTCAATGACATGAAGAGCCAGTTGAGGCAACTCGTGTTCCCGGGTTTTGTGGCACAAACGGGCTACGCACAACTGAGTCAATTGCCTCGGTATCTGACCGGAATCGAGAAGCGCCTCGAAAAGCTCCCGAACAACGTCCAGCGGGATGGGTTGAACATGTCCGTTGTGCAGGCTTTGGAAGACGACTACGACGACGCGGTCTCCGCGCTGCTGCCTGGCCGCCGGGCAGGCGCCGAGTTAACACGGGTGCGCTGGATGATCGAGGAACTCCGGGTGAGCCTCTTCGCGGTCGAGCTCGGCACAGCGTACTCGGTCTCGGAAAAGCGCATCCGGACGGTGCTCAACCAGGCGCTGGCGCCGGCCTAG
- a CDS encoding GlxA family transcriptional regulator, producing MLKTVAIIVVPNFSIFEFGTACEVFGIDRSDRGSGVPGFDFRVCTPVPGDVKMKSGLSMHVGVGLEAADDADLVIMAPYGRDEDVPDSALEALRAAHARGAWVMSICSGAFALARAGLLDGRRCTTHWHYSQDLAGRYPEVHVDENVLYVQDGTIITSAGTAAGIDACLHLVRVELGANVAAAIARDMVVPPHRDGGQAQFIDRPMPACGSAPIEGLLRWMVENLERDHSVNELAARLHMSARTFARRFRAETGATPAAWLNSQRVLRAQELLETTELNIDEVAREAGFGHSVLLRHHFAKVLDTSPQSYRRAFRGQLAEAS from the coding sequence ATGTTGAAAACGGTAGCAATCATTGTTGTTCCTAACTTTTCGATCTTCGAGTTCGGTACCGCTTGCGAGGTCTTCGGCATTGATCGCTCGGACCGGGGGAGTGGCGTTCCTGGCTTTGATTTCAGGGTGTGCACGCCGGTCCCCGGCGACGTGAAGATGAAATCCGGCTTGTCGATGCATGTCGGAGTTGGGCTGGAGGCCGCGGACGATGCCGACCTTGTCATCATGGCTCCGTACGGCAGGGACGAGGATGTACCGGATTCAGCGCTGGAGGCGCTGAGGGCGGCGCATGCGCGCGGGGCGTGGGTCATGTCCATTTGTTCCGGGGCTTTCGCACTTGCCCGGGCGGGTCTGTTGGATGGGCGCCGATGCACGACGCACTGGCACTATTCACAGGATCTGGCGGGCAGGTACCCGGAGGTCCACGTGGATGAAAACGTGCTCTATGTCCAAGACGGCACGATCATCACGAGCGCGGGCACCGCAGCCGGCATCGACGCTTGCCTGCATCTGGTCCGTGTGGAGCTGGGAGCGAACGTGGCAGCAGCGATTGCCCGCGACATGGTGGTTCCGCCGCACCGGGACGGCGGTCAGGCCCAGTTCATCGACCGGCCGATGCCCGCGTGCGGCTCCGCGCCGATAGAGGGGCTGTTGCGCTGGATGGTGGAGAACCTTGAACGGGACCACAGCGTCAACGAACTTGCGGCCAGGCTACACATGTCGGCCCGGACTTTCGCGCGCCGCTTCCGGGCTGAAACGGGCGCAACACCCGCTGCCTGGCTCAACTCGCAGCGGGTGCTCAGGGCGCAGGAACTCCTGGAAACCACAGAGCTGAACATTGACGAGGTTGCACGCGAAGCAGGTTTCGGGCATTCAGTGCTGCTGCGGCACCACTTCGCCAAGGTCTTGGACACGAGCCCACAGTCGTACAGGAGGGCTTTCCGCGGTCAGCTGGCCGAAGCCAGCTAG
- a CDS encoding protealysin inhibitor emfourin, translated as MKITVQRSGGVAAITRVWTVDAASSEDRQRWMPIVEACPWDQVSSRRQASRQSATQTGGEADRFVYSIRAGQHRAMLPEAAVTGPWHTLVEHAKVEGRETLRR; from the coding sequence ATGAAGATCACCGTCCAGCGCAGCGGCGGCGTCGCCGCGATCACACGCGTCTGGACCGTGGATGCCGCCAGCTCCGAAGACAGGCAGCGCTGGATGCCGATCGTCGAGGCGTGCCCGTGGGACCAGGTATCGTCCCGCAGGCAGGCAAGCCGTCAGTCAGCCACGCAGACGGGCGGGGAAGCCGATCGCTTCGTGTATTCGATTCGTGCAGGCCAGCACCGGGCCATGCTGCCGGAGGCCGCCGTCACCGGGCCGTGGCACACCCTCGTAGAGCATGCCAAGGTCGAGGGCCGGGAGACCCTTCGCCGCTAA